The following proteins are encoded in a genomic region of Bubalus kerabau isolate K-KA32 ecotype Philippines breed swamp buffalo chromosome 13, PCC_UOA_SB_1v2, whole genome shotgun sequence:
- the SPO11 gene encoding meiotic recombination protein SPO11 isoform X2 codes for MAFTPRGPEASFFDVLDRHRASLLAALRRGGEEPSGGGLRLASSSEVLSSIEKIIQDIVTSLARNEAPAFTIDNRSSWENIKFEDSVGLHMVSHCTTRKIKSDSPKSVKNFALILKIFSMIYKLVQSNTYATKRDIYYTDSQLFGNQTVVDNIINDISCMLKVPRRSLHILSTSKGLIAGDLKYLEEDGTKVNCTRATAVAVPSNIQGIQNAKFLLIVEKDATFQRLLDDNFCNKMSPCIMVTGKGVPDLNTRLLVKKLWDTFHIPVFTLVDADPHGIEIMCIYKYGSMAMSFEAHNLTVPAIRWLGLLPSDIKRLNIPRGTLIPLTKRDQMKLDSILKRPYITCQPFWRKEMEIMADSKMKAEIQALTFLSSDYLSRVYLPNKLKFGGWI; via the exons ATGGCCTTTACGCCCAGGGGCCCTGAGGCCTCGTTTTTTGATGTTTTGGACCGGCACAGGGCTTCTCTACTGGCCGCCCTGAGGAGAGGCGGCGAGGAGCCCTCGGGAGGGGGTTTGCGCTTGGCTTCCAG TTCTGAGGTTCTTTCATCTATAGAAAAAATTATCCAAGACATAGTCACAAGCTTGGCAAGAAATGAAGCGCCTGCATTCACAATAGACAACAGATCAAGCTGGGAAAATATAAA GTTTGAAGATTCTGTGGGTCTTCacatggtatctcattgtacCACAAGAAAAATCAAAAGTGATTCACCAAAATCAGTTAAAAATTTTG CactaattcttaaaatattttccatgatttATAAATTAGTTCAGAGCAATACTTATGCAACCAAAAG aGACATTTATTACACTGACAGCCAACTCTTTGGTAACCAGACTGTTGTGGACAATATTATTAATGATATTTCCTGTATGTTAAAAGTGCCGAGGAGGAGTCTGCATATT CTGTCTACATCAAAAGGTTTAATTGCTGGCGATTTAAAGTACCTCGAGGAAGATGGCACCAAGGTGAACTGCACGCGTGCAACA GCTGTTGCTGTGCCATCTAATATTCAAGGAATTCAGA ATGCGAAATTTCTACTAATTGTAGAAAAAGATGCAACATTTCAGCGCCTCCTGGATGACAACTTTTGCAACAAAATGTCTCCATGCATCATGGTTACG GGAAAGGGGGTACCTGATCTGAACACAAGACTTCTAGTCAAGAAGTTGTGGGATACATTTCACATTCCTGTTTTTACTCTGGTAGATGCTGATCCACATG GCATAGAGATAATGTGTATCTATAAGTACGGATCTATG GCTATGTCTTTTGAAGCCCATAATCTCACAGTTCCAGCTATTAGATGGCTTGGTCTCCTCCCTTCTGATATCAAAAG ATTAAATATACCCAGAGGTACTTTAATTCCACTGACAAAACGGGACCAGATGAAACTTGACAGCATCCTAAAGAGACCTTATATTACTTGCCAACCATTTTGGAGAAAAGaa ATGGAAATAATGGCAGACTCTAAAATGAAGGCAGAAATTCAAGCTTTGACCTTCCTATCATCAGACTATCTTTCCAGAGTGTACTTACCTAACAAATTAAAATTTGGTGGGTGGATATAA
- the SPO11 gene encoding meiotic recombination protein SPO11 isoform X3, with amino-acid sequence MAFTPRGPEASFFDVLDRHRASLLAALRRGGEEPSGGGLRLASRFEDSVGLHMVSHCTTRKIKSDSPKSVKNFALILKIFSMIYKLVQSNTYATKRDIYYTDSQLFGNQTVVDNIINDISCMLKVPRRSLHILSTSKGLIAGDLKYLEEDGTKVNCTRATAVAVPSNIQGIQNLITDAKFLLIVEKDATFQRLLDDNFCNKMSPCIMVTGKGVPDLNTRLLVKKLWDTFHIPVFTLVDADPHGIEIMCIYKYGSMAMSFEAHNLTVPAIRWLGLLPSDIKRLNIPRGTLIPLTKRDQMKLDSILKRPYITCQPFWRKEMEIMADSKMKAEIQALTFLSSDYLSRVYLPNKLKFGGWI; translated from the exons ATGGCCTTTACGCCCAGGGGCCCTGAGGCCTCGTTTTTTGATGTTTTGGACCGGCACAGGGCTTCTCTACTGGCCGCCCTGAGGAGAGGCGGCGAGGAGCCCTCGGGAGGGGGTTTGCGCTTGGCTTCCAG GTTTGAAGATTCTGTGGGTCTTCacatggtatctcattgtacCACAAGAAAAATCAAAAGTGATTCACCAAAATCAGTTAAAAATTTTG CactaattcttaaaatattttccatgatttATAAATTAGTTCAGAGCAATACTTATGCAACCAAAAG aGACATTTATTACACTGACAGCCAACTCTTTGGTAACCAGACTGTTGTGGACAATATTATTAATGATATTTCCTGTATGTTAAAAGTGCCGAGGAGGAGTCTGCATATT CTGTCTACATCAAAAGGTTTAATTGCTGGCGATTTAAAGTACCTCGAGGAAGATGGCACCAAGGTGAACTGCACGCGTGCAACA GCTGTTGCTGTGCCATCTAATATTCAAGGAATTCAGA ATTTAATTACAGATGCGAAATTTCTACTAATTGTAGAAAAAGATGCAACATTTCAGCGCCTCCTGGATGACAACTTTTGCAACAAAATGTCTCCATGCATCATGGTTACG GGAAAGGGGGTACCTGATCTGAACACAAGACTTCTAGTCAAGAAGTTGTGGGATACATTTCACATTCCTGTTTTTACTCTGGTAGATGCTGATCCACATG GCATAGAGATAATGTGTATCTATAAGTACGGATCTATG GCTATGTCTTTTGAAGCCCATAATCTCACAGTTCCAGCTATTAGATGGCTTGGTCTCCTCCCTTCTGATATCAAAAG ATTAAATATACCCAGAGGTACTTTAATTCCACTGACAAAACGGGACCAGATGAAACTTGACAGCATCCTAAAGAGACCTTATATTACTTGCCAACCATTTTGGAGAAAAGaa ATGGAAATAATGGCAGACTCTAAAATGAAGGCAGAAATTCAAGCTTTGACCTTCCTATCATCAGACTATCTTTCCAGAGTGTACTTACCTAACAAATTAAAATTTGGTGGGTGGATATAA
- the SPO11 gene encoding meiotic recombination protein SPO11 isoform X1, which translates to MAFTPRGPEASFFDVLDRHRASLLAALRRGGEEPSGGGLRLASSSEVLSSIEKIIQDIVTSLARNEAPAFTIDNRSSWENIKFEDSVGLHMVSHCTTRKIKSDSPKSVKNFALILKIFSMIYKLVQSNTYATKRDIYYTDSQLFGNQTVVDNIINDISCMLKVPRRSLHILSTSKGLIAGDLKYLEEDGTKVNCTRATAVAVPSNIQGIQNLITDAKFLLIVEKDATFQRLLDDNFCNKMSPCIMVTGKGVPDLNTRLLVKKLWDTFHIPVFTLVDADPHGIEIMCIYKYGSMAMSFEAHNLTVPAIRWLGLLPSDIKRLNIPRGTLIPLTKRDQMKLDSILKRPYITCQPFWRKEMEIMADSKMKAEIQALTFLSSDYLSRVYLPNKLKFGGWI; encoded by the exons ATGGCCTTTACGCCCAGGGGCCCTGAGGCCTCGTTTTTTGATGTTTTGGACCGGCACAGGGCTTCTCTACTGGCCGCCCTGAGGAGAGGCGGCGAGGAGCCCTCGGGAGGGGGTTTGCGCTTGGCTTCCAG TTCTGAGGTTCTTTCATCTATAGAAAAAATTATCCAAGACATAGTCACAAGCTTGGCAAGAAATGAAGCGCCTGCATTCACAATAGACAACAGATCAAGCTGGGAAAATATAAA GTTTGAAGATTCTGTGGGTCTTCacatggtatctcattgtacCACAAGAAAAATCAAAAGTGATTCACCAAAATCAGTTAAAAATTTTG CactaattcttaaaatattttccatgatttATAAATTAGTTCAGAGCAATACTTATGCAACCAAAAG aGACATTTATTACACTGACAGCCAACTCTTTGGTAACCAGACTGTTGTGGACAATATTATTAATGATATTTCCTGTATGTTAAAAGTGCCGAGGAGGAGTCTGCATATT CTGTCTACATCAAAAGGTTTAATTGCTGGCGATTTAAAGTACCTCGAGGAAGATGGCACCAAGGTGAACTGCACGCGTGCAACA GCTGTTGCTGTGCCATCTAATATTCAAGGAATTCAGA ATTTAATTACAGATGCGAAATTTCTACTAATTGTAGAAAAAGATGCAACATTTCAGCGCCTCCTGGATGACAACTTTTGCAACAAAATGTCTCCATGCATCATGGTTACG GGAAAGGGGGTACCTGATCTGAACACAAGACTTCTAGTCAAGAAGTTGTGGGATACATTTCACATTCCTGTTTTTACTCTGGTAGATGCTGATCCACATG GCATAGAGATAATGTGTATCTATAAGTACGGATCTATG GCTATGTCTTTTGAAGCCCATAATCTCACAGTTCCAGCTATTAGATGGCTTGGTCTCCTCCCTTCTGATATCAAAAG ATTAAATATACCCAGAGGTACTTTAATTCCACTGACAAAACGGGACCAGATGAAACTTGACAGCATCCTAAAGAGACCTTATATTACTTGCCAACCATTTTGGAGAAAAGaa ATGGAAATAATGGCAGACTCTAAAATGAAGGCAGAAATTCAAGCTTTGACCTTCCTATCATCAGACTATCTTTCCAGAGTGTACTTACCTAACAAATTAAAATTTGGTGGGTGGATATAA